One part of the Saprospiraceae bacterium genome encodes these proteins:
- a CDS encoding helix-hairpin-helix domain-containing protein, whose amino-acid sequence MKEYPKNKFFIHTFKERKSILYLFLTLVFLSAAYLYIFNRPVTSNIDIKPLEVPDSNTLKEVQKLNPSNHVFSPTFKNFDPNHVSQAELTSMGVPPKAASNWVKYLAKAGKFRNPSDLSKIFGLSSETIERLKPYLSFEKPPEKKIVPEIIIQPQPVDPNVASLSELTQIGLPAPVAAHLVNYRMKGGKFYAPSDLAKIFGITDSILQVVASLVQYPSRPESPGVNFSIPIDLNLADTTLLKNLPGLGGVLSSRIVRFRDKLGGFHSLQQLKEVYHLPDSTIEKISPNLILATPVKKININSDSIHLLKHPYLSYKDALIVKNYRAQHGAFKGSDDLKPILAFDAAFWDRLLPYLEFTPP is encoded by the coding sequence ATGAAAGAATATCCTAAAAATAAATTTTTCATTCACACTTTTAAGGAAAGAAAGTCCATTCTTTACCTGTTCTTAACCTTAGTGTTTTTATCCGCTGCCTACCTCTATATTTTTAACAGACCCGTCACTTCAAACATAGACATCAAACCGCTTGAAGTCCCTGACAGTAACACACTCAAAGAAGTACAAAAGCTGAATCCTTCAAACCATGTCTTTTCCCCCACCTTTAAAAATTTTGATCCAAATCACGTAAGTCAAGCAGAATTGACCAGCATGGGTGTACCTCCAAAAGCTGCATCCAATTGGGTGAAGTATCTTGCAAAAGCGGGAAAATTCCGCAACCCCAGTGATCTAAGCAAAATATTCGGTCTTTCATCAGAGACCATAGAAAGATTAAAACCCTATTTATCTTTTGAAAAGCCCCCTGAAAAGAAAATAGTGCCGGAAATTATTATTCAGCCTCAACCTGTAGACCCTAATGTAGCCTCATTGAGTGAACTGACACAAATAGGTCTTCCTGCTCCTGTCGCTGCTCACCTGGTCAATTACAGGATGAAAGGTGGCAAGTTTTATGCTCCATCAGATCTGGCTAAAATATTTGGCATAACTGATTCCATCCTTCAAGTGGTGGCCTCCTTAGTACAATATCCCTCTCGCCCGGAATCGCCAGGTGTGAATTTTTCAATACCAATTGATCTCAATCTTGCTGATACTACTTTGTTAAAAAATTTGCCCGGACTTGGCGGTGTATTGAGCAGTAGGATCGTACGATTTAGAGACAAACTAGGGGGTTTCCATAGTCTCCAACAACTTAAGGAAGTGTATCATCTGCCTGATTCGACGATAGAAAAAATATCCCCCAATTTGATCCTCGCTACACCAGTCAAAAAAATAAATATTAATTCAGATTCCATCCACCTGTTGAAACATCCTTATTTATCTTACAAAGATGCGTTGATCGTCAAAAACTACAGGGCACAACATGGGGCTTTCAAAGGGAGTGATGATCTTAAACCAATCCTGGCATTTGATGCTGCTTTCTGGGATAGGCTCCTACCCTACCTTGAGTTTACACCACCCTGA
- a CDS encoding ComEC/Rec2 family competence protein, producing the protein MLWKNATSISIPWNKYPFVRLLLPFILGILFAKTWVLDLNLRTLGFALILLLGFYFMHRLAKKKAAYRTYFGIGMFFVYFLMGNTWAHLRNERFRPNHFKENQTVELVARVDYIEEKQKYWDSYSTVLHEVKPDTVSPKNGLLLLRFPKSSSYVPGSRDIVQVKINLMTPDHASAPFEFDWNDLLASRNIHQIAYVDTTLMKIVHDAPENWLERFRATTDQLIQEIFDSDRDYPVASAMLIGLRKKMDPELYKAYSATGAVHVLAVSGMHVGIIVSILELLLGYFLSKNRRSMLFKGLALISIIWIYTFITGSTPSIQRAASMFSLFIFARYMQRDASPLNILAGVAFVLLLLNPFDIYNIGFQLSFGAMMGIFILYEPIRTLITPTGSVTQILWKILAISFSAQLMIYPVVGYHFHQFAFFFWLTSLITSYLAYVIILGGMIALPIFYFKILFLKWLALPLVYAVRWMNNSIDWIFHLPLGRVGGWWPSIIDCILLITVSITFGNLLKEKSASSIKPFFLFLCLTIGCLIVEEVINQNKSEIIASYNRGHPIVWVKDHQTVFQVTTDSLLPSSNYAAKYHLKSFIPVSPGYKYQTGNTTITADSIHFEHGVYTWLDHRTDTIPSLSNHILFVLTRHWNNTTPAIYPDKIFIPSIKPYTTLDKISTRSQIIHTKNPYLQVALK; encoded by the coding sequence ATGCTATGGAAGAACGCCACATCGATCTCAATCCCTTGGAATAAATATCCCTTTGTCAGACTTTTATTGCCTTTTATATTAGGTATCCTTTTTGCGAAAACCTGGGTGTTGGATTTAAATCTGAGGACACTGGGATTTGCGCTGATTTTACTGCTTGGCTTTTATTTCATGCATCGACTGGCAAAGAAAAAAGCCGCATATCGTACTTATTTTGGCATCGGCATGTTCTTCGTTTATTTTTTAATGGGCAATACCTGGGCTCACCTTCGTAACGAAAGATTCAGACCTAATCATTTCAAAGAAAACCAAACTGTAGAATTAGTCGCACGAGTAGACTACATCGAAGAAAAACAAAAATATTGGGATAGCTACTCCACGGTACTGCACGAAGTCAAACCTGATACTGTTAGCCCAAAGAACGGTCTATTGCTTCTGAGATTCCCTAAATCTTCCTCCTATGTCCCCGGCTCACGGGATATAGTTCAGGTCAAAATCAACCTCATGACACCGGATCATGCTTCGGCACCTTTTGAATTTGACTGGAATGATCTGCTGGCCTCACGCAATATTCATCAAATAGCTTATGTAGATACTACCTTGATGAAAATAGTACACGATGCGCCAGAAAATTGGCTTGAAAGATTTAGAGCCACGACGGATCAACTTATACAAGAAATCTTTGATAGTGACCGGGACTATCCAGTAGCTTCTGCCATGTTGATCGGCCTTCGAAAAAAAATGGATCCAGAACTTTATAAAGCTTATTCCGCCACTGGTGCAGTTCATGTGCTTGCAGTGTCCGGTATGCACGTTGGCATCATCGTATCCATCCTTGAATTATTGTTAGGATATTTCTTATCAAAAAACAGGCGATCCATGTTATTCAAAGGCCTTGCCCTGATCTCTATCATTTGGATCTACACCTTTATTACCGGCTCAACCCCTTCTATACAACGTGCTGCATCCATGTTTTCACTGTTTATTTTCGCCCGCTACATGCAAAGGGATGCCTCTCCATTGAATATCCTTGCCGGAGTGGCTTTTGTATTGCTCCTTCTCAATCCTTTTGACATCTACAATATAGGATTCCAATTATCATTTGGCGCTATGATGGGAATATTTATACTCTATGAGCCGATCCGGACTTTGATCACCCCGACTGGTAGCGTTACACAAATCCTGTGGAAGATATTGGCCATCTCTTTTTCTGCACAGTTGATGATATACCCTGTCGTTGGATACCACTTTCACCAATTTGCTTTTTTCTTTTGGCTGACGAGTCTGATCACTTCTTATCTGGCCTACGTGATTATACTCGGGGGAATGATTGCATTACCTATATTCTATTTTAAGATACTATTTTTAAAATGGCTTGCATTACCATTAGTGTATGCAGTCAGGTGGATGAATAACAGTATTGACTGGATTTTTCATCTGCCACTGGGTAGGGTCGGTGGTTGGTGGCCTTCTATAATAGACTGTATACTTTTAATCACAGTGTCCATTACTTTTGGAAACTTACTAAAAGAAAAATCAGCTTCATCTATCAAACCGTTCTTCTTGTTTCTATGCCTGACCATTGGTTGTTTGATAGTAGAGGAGGTCATAAATCAAAATAAATCTGAAATTATCGCCAGCTACAATCGCGGACACCCTATCGTTTGGGTCAAGGATCATCAAACCGTATTTCAAGTCACCACAGACAGCCTGCTTCCTTCATCAAATTACGCCGCCAAATACCATCTTAAATCTTTTATACCTGTATCACCCGGATATAAATACCAAACAGGCAATACCACCATTACCGCAGATTCGATCCATTTTGAGCATGGAGTTTATACCTGGCTTGATCATCGCACTGATACTATTCCTTCCTTGTCTAATCATATATTATTCGTTCTTACCCGACATTGGAATAATACTACTCCGGCCATCTATCCTGACAAAATTTTCATACCGTCTATCAAGCCTTATACTACCTTGGATAAAATCTCAACTCGGAGTCAGATCATCCACACTAAAAACCCCTATCTTCAGGTCGCTTTAAAATGA
- a CDS encoding M67 family metallopeptidase — protein MKILIVPSALRDIHDIAEKSYPYECCGFFYGHIENELVHVLEATEVINDSVENKKVHYTIPPKAFMKAERYALEQEKALLGVFHSHPDHPPRPSGRDLEDALPELSYFITNVHQGQAIDTRSWRLTEDRVFIEEQIEINYSNK, from the coding sequence ATGAAAATACTCATAGTTCCCTCCGCCCTAAGAGATATCCACGATATAGCTGAAAAATCATACCCCTACGAATGCTGTGGTTTTTTTTATGGCCATATCGAAAATGAACTTGTCCATGTGCTTGAAGCGACAGAAGTCATCAATGATAGTGTCGAGAATAAAAAAGTGCATTATACTATTCCCCCAAAAGCATTTATGAAAGCAGAGCGATATGCCCTCGAACAGGAAAAAGCATTGTTAGGAGTGTTTCACTCTCACCCTGACCATCCTCCCAGACCTTCCGGGAGAGATTTAGAAGATGCCTTGCCTGAGCTATCTTACTTCATAACAAATGTACATCAGGGCCAGGCCATCGATACCCGGTCATGGAGATTGACAGAAGACCGTGTTTTCATCGAAGAACAAATAGAAATTAATTATTCAAATAAATAA
- a CDS encoding PLP-dependent cysteine synthase family protein yields the protein MNKTIINSKKNLVEPVESLGRWIGETPLYPLHSFSSEKVKIYAKLEWQQLGGSVKTRPAYNMIKQGILSGDLAAHHTILDATSGNTGIALATIAAHLGLKIKLVLPENASKMRQLILKKLGVDLVLSSPYGGTDESREVAREIYATMDEPYFYIDQYNNENNWKAHFNGTGPEIWRQSSGAVTHFIAGLGTTGSFTGTTRRLKQLNPLIQCIALQPDGPLHGLEGWKHLETAEIPGIYDASLPDQILEVSSYDAFKLIDKVAKQEGLLISPSAAANLAGAIQVANTMEQGHIVTLFADDASKYQEIYK from the coding sequence ATGAATAAAACTATTATCAATTCTAAGAAAAACCTGGTAGAACCTGTCGAATCGCTTGGTAGATGGATTGGGGAAACGCCTCTATATCCACTCCATAGTTTTTCTAGCGAAAAAGTAAAAATATATGCCAAACTTGAATGGCAACAATTAGGTGGCAGTGTCAAGACCCGCCCTGCTTACAATATGATAAAACAAGGCATACTGTCAGGCGACCTCGCAGCACATCACACCATACTCGACGCTACCAGTGGCAATACCGGAATCGCCCTGGCTACCATAGCAGCTCATCTTGGATTAAAAATCAAGCTGGTGTTGCCGGAGAATGCTTCTAAAATGAGACAATTAATACTTAAAAAACTTGGTGTAGATCTGGTGCTCAGCTCACCTTATGGAGGTACTGACGAATCAAGAGAAGTGGCCAGAGAAATCTATGCGACCATGGATGAGCCCTATTTTTACATTGATCAGTACAATAATGAAAACAATTGGAAGGCACATTTTAACGGTACCGGTCCTGAGATCTGGAGGCAATCTTCCGGTGCTGTCACTCACTTTATAGCAGGCCTCGGGACCACCGGGTCGTTTACAGGTACGACCAGGCGATTAAAACAACTCAATCCGCTCATACAATGTATTGCACTGCAGCCGGATGGGCCTCTCCATGGGCTGGAAGGGTGGAAACACCTTGAGACTGCGGAGATCCCAGGCATCTACGATGCTAGCCTACCTGATCAGATATTGGAAGTATCCTCTTACGATGCCTTCAAACTCATAGATAAGGTAGCAAAACAAGAAGGCCTTTTGATCAGCCCATCAGCAGCAGCCAATCTCGCCGGGGCGATCCAGGTAGCCAATACCATGGAGCAAGGTCATATCGTCACTTTATTTGCTGATGATGCTTCAAAATATCAGGAAATCTACAAATAA
- a CDS encoding ABC transporter ATP-binding protein, with product MKELWTLNKYFIRYKWRFLAGIAFVILMNYFRIVQPQMIGSALDLVVAELKNPSPESAAVLSPKLLRFALIVFGCAILMGLFMYFMRQSIIVMSRLIEFDLREAIYNHYSELDQTFYRGQTTGDLMSRITEDVSKVRMYLGPAILYAIDLAALIVLVVASMVKVDLTLSLLTLLPLPFLSISIYYVSTIINKRSTKIQKQLSKLTTIAQEVYSGIRIVKSYAQEKAMSSMFSREAETYKEATWDLSKVNALFFPLIMLLTGISTVVIVWAGAYRVQAGVVTAGNIAEFVIYINMLSWPVTAIGWLASIVQQAEASMKRINEFMHTSSNLGHTGNLEPANLSGKIEFKNVSFVYSNTGIKALDNLSFTIEPGARVAIIGRTASGKTTIAELLLRLFDAEEGQILIDGIDIRQYNIHALRSKIGYVPQDQFLFSESIEDNIKFGAPEADTDQVLKSARHAAILDEIERLPEREKTILGERGVTLSGGQKQRVAIARALIKNPDILLLDDCLSAVDTRTEKAILGEFDEALASKTSILITHRISHLANFSLIMVLHKGRLAEVGTHEDLLQSKGLYFDIMEQQKWEESKASAELGTLT from the coding sequence TTGAAAGAACTCTGGACTTTAAATAAATATTTCATCCGTTACAAGTGGCGCTTTTTGGCTGGAATAGCATTTGTAATCCTGATGAATTATTTCCGGATCGTGCAACCACAGATGATCGGCTCTGCCCTGGATCTGGTGGTGGCAGAACTTAAAAATCCTTCACCGGAGTCAGCTGCTGTTCTCAGCCCCAAACTGTTACGATTTGCCTTGATCGTATTCGGGTGTGCAATCTTAATGGGACTATTTATGTATTTCATGCGACAGTCGATCATCGTTATGTCCAGATTGATCGAATTCGATTTGAGGGAAGCTATTTACAACCACTATTCTGAGTTAGACCAGACTTTCTATCGTGGACAAACTACCGGTGATTTGATGTCCCGTATCACTGAAGATGTCTCAAAAGTGCGGATGTATCTTGGTCCGGCTATTTTATATGCTATAGACTTGGCTGCACTCATCGTACTCGTGGTAGCCAGTATGGTCAAAGTCGATCTGACCCTGTCATTACTGACTCTCCTCCCCTTGCCTTTTTTATCCATCTCGATCTACTATGTCAGTACAATTATCAATAAAAGAAGTACTAAAATTCAAAAGCAACTCTCCAAACTGACGACGATAGCACAAGAGGTGTACTCAGGCATCAGGATCGTCAAATCTTATGCCCAGGAAAAGGCAATGTCTTCTATGTTTTCCCGCGAAGCGGAGACTTACAAGGAAGCTACCTGGGACCTTTCGAAAGTAAATGCTTTATTTTTTCCCCTGATCATGTTGCTTACAGGTATAAGTACAGTTGTGATCGTATGGGCAGGTGCTTACAGAGTACAGGCAGGTGTAGTCACTGCCGGCAATATTGCAGAGTTTGTGATCTATATCAATATGCTCAGCTGGCCGGTCACCGCTATAGGATGGCTAGCCTCCATAGTCCAACAAGCCGAAGCTTCCATGAAGCGGATCAATGAATTTATGCATACTAGTTCAAATCTTGGTCATACAGGCAACCTTGAACCTGCAAATCTGTCAGGTAAAATCGAATTTAAAAATGTATCATTTGTATACTCCAATACTGGTATAAAAGCATTGGACAATCTTTCTTTTACAATAGAGCCGGGGGCAAGAGTAGCTATAATCGGCCGTACAGCTTCCGGCAAAACGACCATCGCAGAACTCCTTTTGCGATTATTTGATGCGGAGGAAGGCCAGATTCTAATAGATGGGATCGATATAAGACAATATAATATACATGCCCTGAGATCCAAAATTGGCTATGTGCCCCAGGATCAATTTTTATTCTCAGAAAGCATAGAAGACAATATCAAATTTGGAGCGCCTGAAGCGGATACAGACCAGGTCCTCAAATCTGCCCGGCACGCAGCGATTCTGGATGAAATCGAAAGATTACCTGAGAGAGAAAAAACCATCCTCGGAGAAAGAGGAGTGACCTTATCAGGAGGACAAAAGCAACGGGTTGCGATAGCCAGAGCTTTGATCAAAAATCCTGATATCCTCCTACTTGATGACTGTCTGAGCGCCGTAGATACCCGGACTGAAAAAGCCATCCTTGGCGAATTTGATGAAGCCTTGGCCTCTAAAACTTCTATATTGATCACGCATCGAATCAGTCATTTGGCCAATTTCTCCCTGATTATGGTTTTACACAAAGGTCGGTTGGCGGAGGTCGGTACTCACGAAGACCTATTGCAGTCCAAAGGTTTGTATTTTGACATAATGGAACAGCAAAAATGGGAAGAATCCAAAGCCTCTGCCGAATTAGGCACACTGACCTGA
- a CDS encoding 2-oxoacid:acceptor oxidoreductase subunit alpha, translating to MSRVIKINDCVIRLANVNGTGSASANNMFAKAIFRMGAPVSPKNIFPSNIQGLPTWYEIRVSDKGYMGRRAGVDIMVSINPQSLAKDVHNILPGGYFIYDSTKPLGKEYLREDITNIGIPMTEICIQNYTDPRQRLLFKNMVYVGALATLLDMDMSVLEQMVTDQFQGKEKLIAPNVKALHLGGDYLKEHYELPAAFKIESREANKDQIMIDGNSACGLGAVFGGATVGAWYPITPSTSLMSAFDDYASRYRRDADGKKKYAFVQAEDELAAIGMAIGANWNGARGFTATSGPGISLMTEFLGLAYFAEIPLVLIDVQRGGPSTGMPTRTQQSDLLACAYASHGDTRHPMIFPSSPKECFEMTADAFDLAEQLQTPIIVMTDLDLGMNEHSTPAFTWDDKRLYHRGKVLNAAQLETLAEFGRYKDVDGDGIPYRTIPGTHPTKGSFFTRGTSRDELARYTEESEPYVRNMDRLLKKWETIKSYLPSPEYIGTQKSKFAMMYFGTSEYSSEEAADLLANDSIQLDLARIRSFPFQDSLKEFIYAHDKVFVVEQNRDAQMRTLLINELSVDPNKLIPVLNYDGLPITAQHIYDQIYHHMGYSSSSNNQHDLYKTSVSAS from the coding sequence ATGTCACGCGTAATTAAAATAAATGATTGTGTCATCAGATTGGCCAATGTCAACGGCACAGGATCAGCCAGTGCTAACAATATGTTTGCTAAGGCAATCTTTAGAATGGGGGCGCCTGTATCTCCCAAGAACATATTTCCATCTAATATCCAAGGCCTTCCTACCTGGTATGAGATCAGAGTAAGTGATAAAGGGTATATGGGCCGACGGGCTGGTGTAGACATTATGGTCAGCATCAATCCACAGAGCCTGGCCAAAGATGTCCATAATATTTTACCTGGTGGGTACTTTATCTATGACAGTACTAAGCCCCTGGGCAAAGAATACCTCAGAGAAGACATCACCAATATCGGGATCCCAATGACGGAGATATGTATTCAAAACTATACCGATCCAAGACAACGGCTTCTATTTAAAAATATGGTCTATGTAGGGGCTTTGGCTACCTTATTGGATATGGATATGTCCGTGCTGGAACAGATGGTTACTGACCAGTTTCAAGGAAAAGAAAAACTAATAGCCCCCAATGTCAAAGCTTTACATCTCGGAGGCGATTATCTTAAGGAGCATTATGAACTGCCAGCAGCATTTAAAATAGAAAGTCGGGAGGCAAACAAAGATCAGATCATGATCGACGGCAATAGTGCCTGTGGATTAGGAGCAGTATTTGGTGGAGCCACTGTGGGTGCCTGGTACCCTATCACCCCTTCTACTTCCCTGATGTCTGCTTTTGATGATTACGCTTCCCGATATAGAAGGGATGCCGATGGCAAGAAAAAATATGCGTTCGTGCAAGCAGAAGATGAGCTGGCGGCTATCGGTATGGCTATTGGTGCTAATTGGAACGGTGCGAGGGGGTTTACTGCTACAAGTGGTCCTGGGATTTCTCTCATGACAGAGTTTTTAGGCCTGGCCTATTTTGCAGAAATACCTTTGGTTTTGATCGATGTGCAGCGAGGGGGACCTTCAACCGGTATGCCTACCCGTACTCAACAATCAGACCTTCTGGCTTGTGCTTATGCCTCCCATGGAGATACCCGGCACCCTATGATCTTCCCGAGTTCTCCAAAAGAATGTTTTGAAATGACAGCGGATGCCTTTGATCTGGCTGAACAGCTCCAGACCCCGATAATCGTCATGACAGATCTGGATTTGGGCATGAATGAACACAGCACTCCCGCTTTTACCTGGGATGACAAAAGACTCTATCACCGGGGAAAAGTATTAAATGCTGCACAATTAGAGACTTTGGCGGAATTTGGCCGGTATAAAGATGTGGATGGTGACGGTATACCTTATAGGACCATTCCGGGCACTCACCCTACCAAAGGAAGTTTTTTCACCCGAGGCACCTCCAGGGACGAATTGGCGCGATACACTGAAGAATCAGAACCATATGTACGCAATATGGATAGGCTTTTGAAAAAATGGGAGACTATCAAATCTTATTTACCTTCTCCGGAATATATCGGTACTCAAAAAAGTAAGTTTGCCATGATGTATTTTGGCACTTCAGAGTATTCCTCAGAAGAGGCTGCAGATTTATTGGCTAACGATAGCATTCAATTAGACCTGGCGCGCATCAGGTCTTTTCCTTTCCAGGATTCATTAAAGGAATTTATTTACGCCCATGATAAGGTATTTGTGGTAGAGCAAAATCGTGATGCCCAAATGCGTACCTTATTAATCAATGAATTATCCGTCGATCCCAACAAATTGATCCCGGTGCTCAATTATGATGGGTTGCCGATCACTGCACAGCATATTTACGACCAGATATATCACCACATGGGTTATTCTTCATCATCAAACAACCAGCATGACTTATATAAAACCAGCGTTTCGGCATCCTGA
- a CDS encoding FAD-dependent oxidoreductase, with protein MEPTNIKDPEYFHKVVDCQYACPAHTPVPEYIRLIAAERYSDAYMINWESNVFPGVLGRTCDRPCEPACRRGRIEKEPVAICRLKRVAADYKGEVQSRMPKAPEVSNGKRIALVGAGPASLTVARDLAPLGYEIDLYDEQEFGGGFMRSQIPSFRLPETVLNEEVNYILDIGNITTHYKTYVSSMKDLLDKGYDAVFVGTGAPRGRDLKLEGRADIHSNIHIGIDWLASVAFNHIEKIGPKVLVLGGGNTAMDCCRTSRRLGGTDVKVVVRSPFDEMKASPWEIEDARHEDIPFFNCHNPKAFVHEQGKLKGMLFEIVAAQYINGKRSLVPTGEPDVFFEADDVIIAVGQENAFPWIEKDLGLEFDKWGMPVVDTISFSSTHPKIFFGGDAAFGPKNVITAVAHGHQAAISIDLYCDGDNIHNRPDPMTNLFSQKMGIHEWSYDSTVTSDLRFKVPHASKQETLSNRKKEVELGYDDLLAFKEAQRCLNCDVQTIFVTDRCIECDACADICPTSCITFTNNGTEEDLRSRLNEPAHLLSQDLYVSSPLPTKRVMVKDENVCLHCGLCAERCPTAAWDMQRFLYNTAKAGSACHA; from the coding sequence TTGGAACCGACAAATATTAAAGACCCGGAATACTTTCACAAAGTAGTCGATTGTCAATACGCCTGTCCCGCCCATACCCCGGTACCTGAATATATCAGACTCATCGCCGCTGAACGGTATAGTGATGCTTATATGATCAATTGGGAATCCAACGTATTCCCCGGTGTATTAGGGCGCACATGTGACCGTCCATGTGAGCCTGCTTGCAGAAGAGGTCGCATAGAAAAAGAACCTGTAGCAATCTGCCGACTCAAAAGAGTAGCAGCTGACTACAAAGGCGAGGTGCAATCTCGCATGCCCAAGGCCCCAGAGGTAAGCAATGGCAAGCGTATCGCTTTAGTTGGCGCCGGACCTGCCTCCCTCACTGTCGCGCGGGACCTCGCTCCATTGGGTTATGAAATTGACTTATATGATGAGCAGGAATTCGGCGGCGGATTTATGCGATCACAGATCCCCTCCTTCAGATTGCCAGAGACTGTACTCAATGAGGAAGTCAATTACATCCTGGATATTGGCAATATCACCACCCATTACAAAACCTATGTGAGCAGCATGAAGGATTTGCTGGACAAAGGCTATGATGCGGTATTTGTAGGCACAGGCGCTCCGAGAGGAAGAGATTTAAAATTAGAAGGCAGGGCCGACATTCATTCAAATATCCATATTGGTATCGATTGGTTGGCAAGTGTCGCATTTAACCATATTGAAAAAATCGGTCCAAAAGTCCTCGTATTGGGTGGAGGTAATACAGCAATGGACTGCTGTCGCACCTCCCGAAGATTAGGAGGTACGGATGTCAAAGTAGTCGTCCGCAGCCCTTTTGATGAGATGAAAGCCTCTCCATGGGAAATAGAAGATGCCCGGCACGAAGACATTCCGTTTTTCAATTGTCATAATCCGAAAGCTTTTGTCCATGAGCAGGGCAAACTAAAAGGCATGTTGTTTGAAATAGTAGCTGCCCAATATATCAATGGAAAACGGTCCCTGGTACCTACCGGAGAACCAGATGTGTTTTTTGAAGCTGATGATGTGATCATAGCGGTAGGCCAGGAAAATGCCTTCCCATGGATCGAGAAAGATCTAGGGCTTGAATTTGACAAATGGGGTATGCCGGTGGTCGACACGATTTCATTTTCTTCTACTCACCCAAAGATATTTTTTGGAGGGGATGCTGCTTTTGGGCCTAAAAATGTGATCACCGCAGTAGCCCATGGTCATCAGGCAGCGATCTCTATCGACTTATATTGCGATGGAGATAATATTCACAACAGACCTGATCCGATGACCAACCTCTTCAGTCAAAAAATGGGGATTCATGAGTGGAGTTATGATAGTACGGTGACCTCTGATCTACGATTTAAAGTACCTCATGCCAGCAAACAGGAGACACTGTCTAATCGAAAAAAAGAAGTGGAACTGGGTTATGATGATCTGCTGGCATTTAAAGAAGCTCAGCGTTGCCTCAACTGCGATGTACAAACTATATTTGTTACAGATCGCTGCATTGAATGCGATGCATGCGCCGATATTTGTCCTACATCTTGTATTACTTTCACTAATAATGGCACAGAAGAAGATCTGCGTTCGAGATTAAATGAACCTGCTCATCTGCTGAGTCAAGACCTATATGTCTCCTCCCCTTTGCCTACCAAAAGAGTGATGGTCAAAGACGAAAACGTATGCCTGCATTGTGGCTTATGTGCGGAGAGATGCCCCACTGCTGCCTGGGATATGCAGCGATTTTTATATAATACTGCTAAAGCCGGAAGTGCATGTCACGCGTAA
- a CDS encoding DUF3276 family protein yields the protein MENEGTTRNSSVYSHKVKAGRKRTYFFDVMTTKGNDYYLTLTESTRRNDGIGYTRHQIFLYKEDFNRFAEGLQDVINHVKNDLLPDFDYDQFAHRDQQDGGDHDYKAEGDSPDHKAEGDASGHKEDSDQMNW from the coding sequence GTGGAAAATGAAGGTACCACTAGAAATTCCAGCGTTTATTCACACAAAGTAAAAGCCGGAAGAAAAAGAACTTATTTCTTTGATGTCATGACGACCAAGGGTAATGACTATTATCTTACCCTTACCGAAAGTACTCGTCGCAACGATGGGATAGGTTACACCAGACATCAAATCTTTTTGTACAAAGAGGATTTTAACCGATTTGCTGAAGGTCTTCAGGATGTTATCAACCACGTGAAAAATGATCTATTGCCTGATTTTGATTATGACCAGTTTGCTCATAGAGATCAGCAGGATGGTGGGGACCACGACTATAAGGCCGAAGGAGACTCTCCAGATCACAAAGCTGAAGGTGATGCCTCGGGGCACAAGGAAGATAGCGATCAAATGAATTGGTAA